The following proteins are co-located in the Agromyces laixinhei genome:
- the ddaH gene encoding dimethylargininase yields MTTPAMPPTAPARFRPAITPGRRVAAVLASAAAVAFAAMLVSLLAFFIGSGQSPQVLGQVFGHFALAAFVVWMLLSVANAVGATRAWFLTLITGFASGCLAALLATSVTASAAGNTFSGAIVLFVIGSLVSLNLIFILAVIVGEMLLAPVVFRRILDYAPAATDRRMALVRIPASNLDEAVLTHRDRKPTDQALADKQWDNYCAALVAEGWETIEVDAAPDLADSVFVEDMVVLFGDLAVLASPGAESRRPEIEAIERAVRAVPGLTVTRIQLPGTLDGGDVLKVGSTVYVGASSRTNSEGIRQLRTLLTPHRYTVVAVPISKALHLKSAATALPDGTIIGDPALLDGTTLFPRFLPVPEPEGVAVVELSRESLLMSSSAPQTAAMVAGLGYRVVTVDIGEFEKLEGCVTCLSVRVR; encoded by the coding sequence ATGACGACCCCCGCCATGCCCCCGACCGCCCCGGCCCGATTCAGGCCGGCGATCACTCCGGGGCGCCGGGTGGCGGCCGTGCTCGCCTCCGCGGCCGCCGTCGCGTTCGCCGCGATGCTCGTGTCGCTGCTCGCGTTCTTCATCGGCAGCGGGCAGTCGCCGCAGGTGCTCGGCCAGGTGTTCGGGCACTTCGCGCTTGCCGCGTTCGTGGTGTGGATGCTCCTGTCGGTCGCGAACGCGGTGGGGGCGACGCGGGCCTGGTTCTTGACGCTCATCACGGGTTTCGCCTCGGGATGCCTCGCTGCGCTGCTTGCGACGAGCGTCACGGCCAGTGCCGCGGGCAACACCTTCTCTGGAGCGATCGTGCTCTTCGTGATCGGTTCGCTCGTCAGCCTCAACCTGATCTTCATCCTCGCGGTGATCGTCGGTGAGATGCTGCTCGCCCCCGTGGTCTTCCGGCGGATTCTCGACTATGCGCCCGCGGCGACCGACCGGCGCATGGCGCTCGTGCGCATCCCCGCCTCGAATCTCGATGAGGCCGTGCTGACCCATCGCGACCGGAAGCCCACCGACCAGGCTCTCGCAGACAAGCAGTGGGACAACTACTGTGCAGCCCTCGTCGCCGAGGGCTGGGAGACCATCGAGGTCGATGCGGCGCCCGATCTCGCCGACTCGGTCTTCGTCGAGGACATGGTCGTGCTGTTCGGCGATCTCGCCGTGCTCGCGAGCCCCGGCGCCGAGTCCCGCCGCCCCGAGATCGAGGCGATCGAGCGCGCGGTGCGCGCCGTGCCGGGCCTGACGGTCACGCGCATCCAGCTGCCGGGCACGCTCGACGGCGGCGACGTGCTGAAGGTCGGATCGACGGTCTACGTCGGGGCATCGAGCCGCACGAACTCCGAGGGCATCCGGCAGCTCCGCACCCTGCTCACGCCGCACCGGTACACCGTGGTCGCGGTGCCCATCTCGAAGGCGTTGCACCTGAAGAGCGCAGCCACGGCGTTGCCCGACGGCACGATCATCGGCGACCCGGCCCTGCTCGACGGCACGACGTTGTTCCCGCGCTTCCTACCCGTACCCGAGCCCGAGGGCGTCGCCGTCGTCGAGTTGTCGCGTGAGTCGCTGCTCATGTCGTCGTCGGCGCCGCAGACGGCTGCGATGGTCGCGGGCCTCGGCTACCGGGTCGTGACCGTCGACATCGGCGAGTTCGAGAAGCTCGAGGGCTGCGTCACGTGCCTGTCGGTGCGGGTGCGCTGA
- a CDS encoding ABC transporter ATP-binding protein, giving the protein MTTLRAESISRVFESKAGPVRAVTEVSLEVRPGELLVVTGPSGAGKTTLLNLLGGLDRPTSGRVHLGDDELSTLGEDELAAVRRDRLGYIFQSFGLIPVLSAAENVEVPLRLQRMDPAERNARVAESLDLVGLADHAAQRPYELSGGQQQRVGIARALAVRPQLLLADEPTGQLDSGTAATVMDLIGELVHARGVAAVITTHDPALVGRADRVLELHDGRAVSLSAPAPTGT; this is encoded by the coding sequence ATGACGACGCTTCGCGCCGAATCGATCAGCCGGGTCTTCGAGTCGAAGGCCGGCCCGGTGCGCGCCGTGACCGAGGTCTCGCTCGAAGTGCGGCCCGGAGAGCTGCTCGTCGTGACCGGGCCGTCGGGCGCGGGCAAGACGACGCTGCTGAATCTGCTCGGCGGCCTCGACCGGCCGACGTCGGGGCGGGTTCACCTCGGTGACGACGAACTCTCGACGCTCGGCGAAGACGAGCTCGCCGCCGTGCGTCGCGACCGACTGGGCTACATCTTCCAGTCGTTCGGCCTGATCCCGGTGCTCTCGGCGGCCGAGAACGTCGAGGTGCCGCTCCGCCTTCAACGCATGGACCCCGCCGAACGCAACGCCCGGGTCGCCGAGTCGCTCGACCTCGTCGGTCTCGCGGATCACGCGGCCCAGCGCCCCTACGAGCTCTCAGGCGGCCAGCAGCAGCGCGTCGGCATCGCCCGAGCACTCGCGGTGCGACCACAGCTGCTGCTCGCCGACGAGCCCACCGGTCAGCTCGACAGCGGCACCGCCGCGACCGTCATGGACCTCATCGGCGAGCTCGTGCACGCTCGGGGCGTCGCCGCCGTCATCACGACGCACGACCCGGCACTGGTCGGCCGCGCCGATCGAGTGCTCGAACTGCACGACGGCCGGGCGGTCTCGCTCAGCGCACCCGCACCGACAGGCACGTGA
- a CDS encoding ABC transporter ATP-binding protein has product MLCTDLVRIFSADGVEVQALQGLNLRVDPGEMVAVVGASGSGKSTLLTILSGLDTATAGVANVAGHDLLSMGGRERVTYQRHTVGFVWQQTSRNLLPYLTAAENIALAMNVAGTLRGAARANRVDELLELLDVGEMRDRRPGELSGGQQQRVAVAVALANAPQVLLADEPTGELDESTSAAVLEAMRGVNEELGVTTLIVTHDPTVSDHVRRTVQIRDGRTSTEVLRSTRVDEHGEEQHVAEEFAVLDRVGRLQLPHDFMQNLELRDRVRLALEADHVGVWPGDDGRADAAVPRVAERSPASEAPASHSPAPAPEPPAPPTPPTRRARRAEERAAEGRAGASGNPAGHEPKEER; this is encoded by the coding sequence ATCTTGTGCACCGACCTCGTACGGATCTTCAGCGCCGACGGTGTCGAGGTGCAAGCGCTCCAGGGGCTGAACCTCCGGGTCGACCCGGGCGAGATGGTCGCCGTCGTCGGCGCCTCCGGTTCGGGCAAGTCGACGCTCCTGACGATCCTCTCGGGTCTCGACACCGCCACGGCCGGTGTCGCGAACGTCGCGGGGCACGACCTGCTCTCGATGGGCGGTCGCGAACGGGTGACCTACCAACGGCACACGGTGGGCTTCGTCTGGCAGCAGACCTCGCGCAACCTCCTGCCCTACCTCACCGCCGCCGAGAACATCGCCCTCGCGATGAACGTCGCGGGTACGCTCCGCGGAGCCGCCCGCGCGAACCGGGTCGACGAGCTGCTCGAACTGCTCGACGTCGGCGAGATGCGCGACCGCCGGCCCGGCGAACTCTCGGGCGGGCAGCAACAGCGTGTCGCGGTCGCCGTCGCGCTCGCGAACGCCCCGCAGGTGCTGCTCGCCGACGAGCCGACCGGCGAGCTCGACGAGTCGACGTCGGCCGCGGTGCTCGAAGCGATGCGCGGCGTCAACGAGGAGCTCGGGGTCACCACGCTCATCGTCACCCACGACCCGACCGTCTCCGATCATGTGCGGCGCACCGTGCAGATCCGCGACGGGCGCACCTCGACCGAAGTACTGCGCTCGACGCGTGTCGACGAGCACGGCGAGGAGCAGCATGTCGCCGAGGAGTTCGCGGTGCTCGACCGGGTCGGCCGGCTGCAGCTTCCCCACGACTTCATGCAGAACCTCGAGCTGCGAGACCGCGTGCGCCTGGCACTCGAAGCCGATCACGTCGGCGTGTGGCCCGGCGACGACGGGCGAGCGGATGCCGCGGTGCCGCGCGTTGCGGAACGGTCACCGGCATCGGAGGCACCGGCTTCGCACTCGCCCGCGCCGGCGCCCGAACCGCCCGCACCGCCGACACCGCCGACCCGGCGCGCCCGCCGTGCCGAAGAGCGCGCGGCCGAGGGCCGTGCGGGTGCCTCAGGCAACCCCGCCGGCCACGAACCGAAGGAGGAGCGATGA